In Gimesia benthica, a single window of DNA contains:
- a CDS encoding cytochrome-c peroxidase, translating into MNVSEHRSYPFLIKISMTTALLAGLTCTQTGTAQAAEKKSNKVQLGTDELTLGVPGKGPLTKAEIKEWLDNPENHQILEVTLPLGLSAGQAQMQGLKENPLTRAKVELGRQLYFDKRLSSDNTISCASCHHPDEGWGRHTQFGIGVRDQEGGRNSPISYNRILSGPQFWDGRAATLEEQAVGPIANPIEMANTHENAVKTLKKIPGYQMQFKKIFKDGVNIDNVGKAIAAFERAVVTGPSPFDYQEQLKPFLKLDKEDLVDFKEEYEAALAMTKKHPMSDSAKRGMKLFFSEEVNCAACHLGPNLADEKYHNLGVGMDADKPDLGRYEVTKQEKDKGAFKTPTIRNVEQSAPYMHDGSLETLEEVVEHYNKGAHRTPG; encoded by the coding sequence ATGAACGTATCGGAACACCGAAGCTACCCGTTCCTGATTAAAATCAGCATGACGACTGCCCTGCTGGCAGGACTGACCTGCACGCAGACGGGTACAGCACAGGCTGCCGAAAAAAAATCAAACAAAGTGCAGCTGGGCACAGATGAACTCACGCTGGGAGTTCCCGGCAAAGGCCCCCTGACCAAAGCGGAAATCAAAGAATGGCTCGACAACCCCGAGAATCACCAGATTCTGGAAGTCACGCTCCCCCTCGGCCTCAGCGCCGGTCAGGCCCAAATGCAAGGACTCAAAGAAAATCCCCTCACCAGGGCCAAAGTTGAACTGGGACGCCAGCTCTATTTCGACAAGCGTCTCTCGTCCGATAACACCATCAGCTGTGCCAGTTGCCATCATCCCGATGAAGGCTGGGGACGACACACACAGTTCGGCATCGGTGTCCGGGACCAGGAAGGGGGCCGTAACTCGCCCATCAGCTACAACCGGATTCTGAGTGGTCCTCAGTTCTGGGATGGACGCGCCGCCACTCTGGAAGAACAGGCCGTCGGACCGATCGCCAACCCGATTGAAATGGCTAACACGCATGAGAACGCCGTGAAGACTCTCAAGAAGATCCCCGGCTATCAGATGCAGTTCAAGAAAATCTTCAAAGACGGCGTCAACATTGACAATGTCGGTAAAGCAATCGCGGCTTTCGAACGTGCCGTGGTGACCGGGCCTTCTCCCTTCGATTATCAGGAACAACTCAAGCCGTTCCTCAAACTCGACAAAGAAGATCTGGTCGACTTCAAAGAAGAATATGAAGCTGCCCTGGCGATGACCAAAAAACATCCCATGTCAGACAGTGCCAAACGTGGTATGAAACTGTTCTTCAGCGAAGAAGTCAACTGTGCCGCCTGTCACCTGGGTCCGAACCTGGCCGATGAAAAATACCACAACCTGGGCGTCGGCATGGATGCAGATAAACCGGACCTCGGTCGCTACGAAGTCACCAAACAGGAAAAAGACAAAGGTGCCTTCAAAACACCCACGATTCGTAACGTCGAACAAAGTGCACCTTACATGCACGATGGATCGCTGGAGACACTCGAAGAAGTCGTGGAACACTATAACAAAGGGGCACACCGAACCCCTGGTTGA
- a CDS encoding ZIP family metal transporter translates to MTGVLEVIVLTTLAGITIPIGGFLALIERIHPRWLEVEFRHSIIAFGGGVLLAAVALVLVPEGIAEQPPLIAAAAILFGGVCFMSVDRILATHKNSASQLIAMLLDFVPESLALGASFATNGESVGLLLAILIGLQNLPEGFNAFRELNSTTTMTKKYILPGFCLLVLLGPISGLIGYYLLALVPRMVGLIMLFAAGGILYLTFQDIAPQAKLERRWAPSLGAVLGFVFGLIAQMVIA, encoded by the coding sequence TTGACCGGCGTACTGGAAGTCATTGTCTTAACCACTCTGGCCGGGATCACCATTCCCATCGGAGGATTCCTCGCGCTGATCGAACGGATTCATCCCCGCTGGCTGGAGGTCGAATTTCGACACTCTATCATCGCCTTCGGTGGAGGCGTCCTGCTGGCGGCTGTCGCGTTGGTTCTGGTCCCGGAGGGTATTGCTGAGCAGCCCCCTCTGATCGCAGCGGCTGCGATTCTCTTTGGCGGCGTCTGCTTTATGAGCGTCGACCGCATCCTGGCGACCCACAAAAACTCAGCCTCCCAGTTAATCGCGATGCTGCTCGACTTTGTTCCCGAATCACTGGCATTGGGGGCCTCCTTCGCGACCAATGGAGAATCCGTCGGACTGCTGCTGGCCATCCTAATCGGACTGCAGAATCTGCCCGAAGGCTTTAATGCCTTTCGCGAACTCAACAGTACTACCACCATGACGAAAAAATACATTCTGCCCGGTTTCTGTCTACTGGTCCTGCTCGGCCCCATCTCGGGATTAATCGGATACTATCTGCTGGCACTCGTTCCGCGGATGGTCGGCCTGATTATGCTCTTCGCCGCCGGTGGCATTCTGTATCTGACATTTCAGGATATTGCCCCCCAGGCCAAACTCGAACGTCGCTGGGCACCTTCCCTGGGCGCCGTCCTCGGCTTTGTCTTTGGACTGATCGCACAAATGGTCATCGCCTGA
- a CDS encoding heavy metal translocating P-type ATPase, with protein sequence MIVVYLCLRYGWNVPETTQNIPLWSVLLLGGTPLVWGLLVKMIHREFGSDLLAGISIVVSVILGEYLAGSLVVLMLSGGEALEAYAVRSASSVLQALSRRMPSIAHRKTDSRIDDIALDQIQINDTIVIFPHETCPIDGTVLEGHGVMDESYLTGEPYMMSKTPGSQVLSGAINGEAALIVRAEKRAIDSRYAKIMEVMQASEQHRPRMRRLADRLGAWYTPLAVLIGIVAWVLTGDPVRFLAVMVVATPCPLLIAIPVAIIGSISLAARRAIIVRDPTSLETADTCRTIIFDKTGTLTYGEPQLTEQIYAPNMNADEVLSLVGSIERFSKHPLSQAILDAMQEARAVVHEATEISEPPGQGLKGTVNSHSVEITSRKKLLHQYPDLESELPEQVGGLECVILIDNQYAGLYRFRDTPRTDGLSFINHLSPKHHFGRTMLVSGDRESEVRYLAEQVGIQEVYFSQSPEQKLEIVNQETAQANTIFVGDGINDAPALVAATVGVAFGQNSDVTTEAADVIVMDSSLQKIDEFLHISRRMRRIALQSAIGGMALSMLGMLLAAAGYLPPVAGAISQEVIDVLAVLNALRVALPPKALIDFKPGELD encoded by the coding sequence ATGATCGTGGTCTACCTCTGTCTGCGCTATGGCTGGAATGTTCCGGAAACAACCCAGAACATCCCTCTCTGGTCGGTCCTGCTGCTGGGAGGCACCCCCCTGGTCTGGGGCCTGCTGGTCAAAATGATTCATCGCGAATTCGGATCTGACCTGCTGGCCGGAATCTCGATCGTGGTATCCGTCATTCTGGGAGAGTATCTGGCCGGTTCCCTGGTGGTGCTGATGCTCTCGGGAGGTGAGGCGCTCGAAGCCTACGCGGTCCGCAGTGCCTCGTCCGTCCTTCAGGCTCTCAGCCGCCGTATGCCCTCCATCGCACATCGTAAAACCGATTCCCGCATCGACGACATCGCACTCGATCAGATTCAGATCAACGATACGATCGTGATCTTCCCCCATGAGACCTGCCCCATAGATGGAACCGTGCTCGAAGGGCACGGCGTCATGGATGAATCTTATCTCACCGGTGAACCCTATATGATGTCCAAGACGCCGGGATCGCAGGTCCTCTCCGGGGCCATCAACGGAGAAGCGGCCCTGATTGTCCGCGCAGAGAAACGGGCCATCGACTCACGGTATGCCAAAATCATGGAAGTCATGCAGGCTTCCGAACAACACCGCCCCCGGATGCGGCGACTGGCTGACCGACTGGGAGCCTGGTACACGCCCCTCGCGGTTCTGATTGGCATCGTGGCCTGGGTGTTGACCGGCGACCCGGTCCGCTTCCTGGCGGTGATGGTTGTTGCTACTCCCTGTCCGCTACTGATCGCCATTCCGGTCGCGATTATCGGTTCAATTTCTCTGGCAGCACGCCGGGCAATCATTGTCCGTGATCCAACATCCCTCGAAACCGCAGATACCTGTCGGACGATCATCTTCGACAAAACAGGCACATTGACCTACGGCGAACCGCAACTCACCGAACAGATCTACGCGCCCAACATGAATGCGGATGAGGTCCTCTCCCTGGTGGGTAGTATCGAGCGGTTTTCCAAGCACCCGCTCTCGCAGGCCATCCTGGATGCCATGCAGGAGGCCCGGGCCGTCGTGCATGAAGCGACCGAAATCAGCGAGCCTCCCGGGCAGGGCCTCAAAGGCACGGTCAACAGCCATAGTGTCGAGATCACCAGTCGCAAAAAACTGCTGCATCAATACCCCGATCTGGAATCAGAGCTCCCCGAACAGGTCGGCGGTCTGGAATGCGTGATTCTGATCGACAATCAATATGCAGGGCTCTATCGGTTTCGGGATACGCCCCGCACCGATGGCCTCTCCTTTATCAATCACCTTTCCCCCAAGCATCACTTTGGCAGGACGATGCTGGTCTCCGGAGACCGGGAATCAGAGGTCCGCTATCTGGCCGAACAGGTCGGAATTCAAGAGGTCTATTTCAGCCAGAGCCCTGAGCAGAAACTGGAAATCGTCAACCAGGAAACAGCCCAGGCGAATACCATCTTCGTGGGGGATGGCATCAACGATGCCCCCGCACTCGTCGCTGCGACTGTAGGCGTCGCTTTCGGGCAGAACAGCGATGTCACTACGGAAGCCGCCGATGTGATTGTGATGGACAGTTCGCTGCAGAAAATCGATGAATTCCTGCATATCAGCCGTCGTATGCGTCGCATCGCCCTGCAGAGCGCCATCGGCGGCATGGCGTTGAGCATGCTGGGCATGTTACTGGCAGCCGCCGGTTATCTCCCACCGGTTGCAGGTGCGATCAGCCAGGAAGTGATTGACGTTCTGGCGGTGTTGAATGCCCTGCGCGTGGCCCTGCCTCCCAAAGCCCTGATCGATTTCAAACCGGGAGAACTGGACTGA
- a CDS encoding alpha/beta hydrolase family protein has product MQAAELPDKDGTVTIATQEWPFQPGPREVKVYIYYPGKSLQQVNKETGLILNLHNWGGTNTSGAGNPSVLTKELNVIAISVDYLQSGSWKDQSGAPYDFGYLQAIDALRALAFVFQGLQAKQIPFNDKRIYATGGSGGGNVTLMCNKFAPHTFTGVVDICGMPRLSDDIAYNLPGGSSLNARYSKDPHSPDYLTPGGQEIRYLGNPHHLKLMKARGHETKILIIHGSGDTTCPYADARDMFQNMKAAGLDVSAKFVTENDLDGKIFKSIGHSLGDRTQMIVKLGGEFIIPGRPQYRLRSSPTDIELKQDVVYPTSDGRYVISWQKGIPEVRFEAQ; this is encoded by the coding sequence GTGCAGGCCGCAGAATTGCCGGACAAGGATGGCACGGTCACGATCGCAACACAGGAGTGGCCGTTTCAGCCGGGGCCGCGTGAAGTCAAAGTCTACATTTACTATCCCGGTAAAAGTCTGCAGCAGGTGAATAAAGAGACGGGGCTGATTCTCAACCTGCATAACTGGGGCGGAACGAATACTTCGGGAGCCGGCAATCCGAGTGTACTGACCAAAGAGCTCAATGTGATTGCGATCTCCGTGGACTATCTGCAGAGTGGTTCGTGGAAAGACCAGTCCGGAGCTCCTTACGATTTCGGTTACCTGCAGGCTATTGATGCGCTGCGGGCGCTGGCGTTTGTCTTTCAGGGATTACAGGCCAAGCAGATTCCGTTCAACGACAAACGGATCTATGCGACCGGGGGATCGGGGGGCGGGAATGTCACCCTGATGTGTAATAAATTCGCACCGCATACGTTTACCGGCGTGGTTGATATCTGTGGTATGCCCCGGTTGAGTGATGACATCGCATACAATCTGCCAGGGGGGAGCAGCCTGAATGCCCGCTACAGTAAGGATCCCCATTCTCCCGACTACCTGACGCCTGGCGGCCAGGAGATTCGTTATCTGGGCAACCCGCATCATCTGAAACTGATGAAGGCCCGGGGACATGAAACGAAGATTCTGATCATCCATGGCAGCGGGGATACCACTTGTCCGTATGCAGACGCGCGGGACATGTTTCAGAATATGAAAGCAGCCGGCCTGGATGTTTCCGCGAAGTTTGTGACGGAAAACGATCTGGATGGCAAGATTTTCAAATCGATCGGGCATTCACTCGGTGATCGCACGCAGATGATTGTGAAACTGGGAGGAGAGTTTATCATCCCGGGACGACCGCAGTATCGATTACGAAGTTCACCCACCGACATTGAGCTGAAACAGGATGTCGTCTATCCCACGTCCGACGGTCGCTACGTGATTTCCTGGCAGAAGGGGATTCCTGAAGTTCGCTTCGAAGCCCAGTAG
- a CDS encoding serine hydrolase domain-containing protein: protein MTALPTAEPRELNLDPERLKLAHQLLKEWTDAGDIPGAAIVVGRHGKMVEPVFFGKQGPERKAEPIRQDGMFLLASITKPVVYMSALRLVERGQLVLSNPVTHYIPDFAAHHKESILVHHLFTHTSGMPDMLSNNVELRQSLAPLDKFINGAICDTVPLFQPAGTSLSYQSMGTLIVAEIVQRLTRKTIAQHVRDEIIKPLGLNSTWLGRGDFPRERLVRVETPEYQAGSHFGWNSKYWQDLGVPWGGMFASPADMAVICQCMLNYGEVQGTQLLSRSMVEMATTNRLDDYPDLPESIRRSQPWGLGWRLNHPGQSGSWGNLLDRSVFGHTGATGTMVWMDRRRDGFAVLLTTAIRSRAPWRLVQLSNIIASAFIEPANL from the coding sequence ATGACTGCACTCCCCACCGCCGAACCCCGGGAACTGAACCTGGATCCGGAACGGCTCAAACTGGCGCATCAACTGCTGAAAGAATGGACGGACGCCGGCGATATTCCCGGCGCTGCCATCGTCGTCGGCCGCCATGGAAAAATGGTCGAACCAGTCTTCTTCGGCAAACAGGGGCCGGAAAGAAAAGCAGAACCGATTCGCCAGGACGGAATGTTTCTGCTCGCATCGATTACCAAACCCGTCGTTTATATGAGTGCCCTGCGTCTCGTCGAACGTGGCCAGCTGGTTCTCTCCAATCCAGTCACGCATTACATCCCCGATTTCGCAGCGCACCATAAAGAATCAATTCTGGTCCACCACCTGTTCACACACACTTCGGGAATGCCTGATATGCTCTCGAACAATGTGGAACTTCGCCAGTCACTGGCCCCCCTGGATAAATTTATTAACGGGGCCATCTGTGACACGGTTCCCCTGTTCCAGCCTGCGGGCACCAGCCTCAGCTATCAGAGCATGGGCACGTTAATCGTGGCTGAAATTGTGCAGAGACTCACGCGCAAAACGATCGCCCAGCACGTTCGCGATGAAATTATCAAACCTCTGGGCCTCAACAGCACCTGGCTCGGACGGGGCGATTTTCCCCGTGAGCGACTGGTGCGGGTCGAAACGCCCGAGTACCAGGCCGGTTCTCATTTCGGCTGGAACAGTAAATACTGGCAGGACCTCGGTGTCCCCTGGGGAGGGATGTTCGCTTCTCCCGCAGATATGGCGGTCATCTGCCAGTGCATGCTTAATTATGGAGAAGTCCAGGGAACGCAACTGCTCTCCCGCTCCATGGTCGAGATGGCCACGACTAACCGCCTGGATGACTATCCCGATCTGCCCGAATCAATCCGCCGCTCCCAACCGTGGGGGCTAGGCTGGAGATTGAACCATCCGGGGCAAAGTGGAAGCTGGGGCAACCTGCTCGACCGCAGCGTCTTTGGACATACTGGCGCGACAGGGACCATGGTCTGGATGGATCGTCGTCGTGACGGTTTTGCTGTTCTACTTACAACAGCGATCCGCTCGCGTGCTCCCTGGCGACTGGTGCAGCTTTCAAACATCATCGCATCTGCATTCATTGAACCCGCGAATCTTTAA
- the coxB gene encoding cytochrome c oxidase subunit II, producing MNSVIPVLDPASPQAEAINNLFLQVLLISAVIFAIVTGLILIAISKGRRRQTLPDQNFGSEKAEIAWVIGPVIIVLWLVAISANLVITLNAIPDVKPQSADNAEEVQDVELIITGHQWWWEVEYPKAGVISANEIHIPADPKRKFRIRINSDDVIHSFWVPQLGPKIDAIPGRDNYLWLQASKPGTYQGRCSEYCGAQHAWMNFLVIGESEEEYQKWIAGQQKKPEATTLISPLAMAGREYFFKATCPRCHKIAGTSAQAMIGPDLTHFATRSEIGSGVLTNSTENLTLWLKNPQAVKPGCKMPNFKLSEQNLKQLVAYLETLK from the coding sequence ATGAACTCTGTGATTCCTGTTCTTGACCCCGCGTCGCCACAGGCAGAGGCAATCAACAACTTGTTTCTTCAAGTCTTATTGATCAGTGCCGTCATCTTTGCGATTGTGACTGGGCTGATCCTGATTGCCATTTCGAAAGGCCGCCGCCGCCAGACACTTCCCGATCAGAATTTTGGCAGTGAAAAAGCAGAAATCGCCTGGGTCATCGGCCCGGTCATCATAGTACTCTGGCTGGTTGCCATCAGTGCGAACCTCGTCATCACCCTCAACGCCATACCCGATGTGAAACCACAGAGCGCAGACAACGCCGAGGAAGTTCAGGATGTCGAACTGATTATCACCGGACACCAGTGGTGGTGGGAGGTCGAGTATCCCAAAGCGGGCGTGATCTCCGCGAATGAAATTCACATCCCTGCCGATCCCAAACGGAAATTTCGCATCCGCATCAACTCGGATGACGTAATCCACAGCTTTTGGGTCCCTCAGCTGGGCCCTAAGATTGACGCCATCCCCGGACGGGATAACTACCTCTGGCTGCAGGCCAGTAAGCCGGGCACTTATCAGGGCCGCTGCTCAGAATACTGTGGTGCCCAGCATGCCTGGATGAACTTCTTAGTCATCGGTGAGAGCGAAGAAGAATACCAGAAGTGGATCGCCGGACAACAAAAGAAACCCGAAGCGACAACGCTGATCTCCCCCCTGGCCATGGCTGGTCGAGAATACTTTTTCAAAGCGACCTGTCCGCGGTGTCATAAGATCGCAGGCACCTCAGCCCAGGCCATGATCGGCCCCGACCTGACTCATTTTGCGACGCGCAGCGAAATTGGTTCAGGCGTTCTGACCAACTCCACTGAGAACCTGACCCTCTGGCTCAAAAACCCCCAGGCGGTCAAGCCCGGCTGTAAAATGCCCAACTTCAAGCTCAGTGAACAGAATCTTAAACAACTCGTAGCCTACCTGGAGACACTCAAGTGA
- the ctaD gene encoding cytochrome c oxidase subunit I, with protein sequence MTTGSVEQADYTSLESPANYTRLLDWVSTLDHKKIGIMYILTAVFYLGIGGFEALLMRIQLALPNNTFLGPKMFNQLFTMHGTTMVFLVGMPVLTGFANYFVPLMIGARDVAFPRLNSFGFWIFFFGAALLHFSFLTGSAPNAGWFNYVPLSTKAYSSLQGVDYWIIGLLLMGIGSVSGAINIFATIISLRAPGMSLQRVPLFVWMMLMQVILIILALPALNSALAMLLIDRWLGSAFFDPSRGGSAVLWQHYFWIFGHPEVYILILPGFGMISEVIPVFSRKPIYGYTFVAASSVAIVLLGYGVWAHHMFAVGLGMYADIFFAVGSLLIAIPTGIKVFNWTATLWGGEINFNTSLHFAVAFLLQFVIGGLTGIMFAAVPIDWQLTDTYFVVAHFHYVLIGGLVFALFSATYYWFPKMTGRMLNERLGLTQFWLWVIGFNMTFMVQHFLGMMGMPRRVYTYADNPGWALLNGVASLGALFMAVGTLVLLWNIAVSLKRGKIAGDNPWDAFTLEWATTSPPPTENFETVPEIKSRRPVWDLNHPESADWKAESTPEDKGRRGNLPKIAAWAFIASEAVFFLLLLVAYVVFNTRSAEEEVTSAVLNVKRTGIFSLFLISSSVTFWIAERFLKRGMQKAFNISLGLTILLGITFLCGQAWEYTGLLMDNITINTDLFSATFFTVTGFHGIHVTAGVIALIVMLILGLKGSLTARKSNVFAAVGVYWHFVDVVWIAVFGIIYLGLLQ encoded by the coding sequence GTGACGACAGGATCTGTTGAACAAGCCGACTATACCAGTCTCGAGTCCCCCGCGAACTATACGCGGCTACTCGACTGGGTCAGTACGCTGGATCATAAAAAAATCGGCATCATGTACATCCTGACTGCCGTGTTCTACCTGGGGATCGGCGGTTTCGAAGCCCTGTTGATGCGGATTCAGCTTGCGCTGCCCAATAACACGTTTCTTGGGCCGAAAATGTTCAACCAGTTATTCACGATGCATGGCACCACCATGGTTTTCCTGGTGGGCATGCCCGTACTGACGGGGTTTGCCAATTATTTTGTCCCCCTGATGATCGGTGCCCGCGATGTCGCCTTTCCACGTCTGAACTCGTTCGGCTTCTGGATCTTTTTCTTCGGGGCGGCTCTGCTGCACTTCAGCTTTCTGACGGGTTCTGCCCCTAACGCTGGCTGGTTCAACTACGTTCCCCTTTCCACCAAAGCTTACAGTTCCCTGCAGGGAGTCGACTACTGGATTATCGGTCTGCTACTCATGGGGATTGGCTCCGTTTCGGGGGCGATCAACATCTTCGCCACGATTATCAGCCTCCGTGCGCCCGGCATGAGCCTGCAGCGGGTCCCGCTGTTTGTCTGGATGATGCTCATGCAGGTGATCCTGATCATCCTCGCACTGCCGGCACTGAACTCGGCCCTGGCCATGCTGCTCATCGATCGCTGGCTGGGCTCCGCCTTCTTCGATCCCAGTCGCGGCGGTTCCGCAGTACTCTGGCAGCATTACTTCTGGATCTTCGGTCACCCCGAAGTCTATATTCTGATTCTGCCCGGCTTCGGTATGATCAGCGAAGTGATTCCCGTCTTCTCCCGCAAACCCATCTATGGTTATACCTTTGTCGCTGCTTCCTCTGTGGCCATCGTCCTCCTCGGATATGGAGTCTGGGCGCACCACATGTTCGCCGTCGGCCTGGGCATGTATGCAGACATCTTTTTTGCCGTCGGTTCGCTGCTCATCGCGATCCCCACCGGTATTAAAGTCTTTAACTGGACAGCCACCCTCTGGGGCGGGGAAATCAATTTCAACACATCTCTGCACTTCGCCGTCGCGTTTCTGCTGCAGTTTGTGATCGGGGGGTTGACCGGCATCATGTTCGCTGCGGTCCCCATCGACTGGCAGCTTACCGACACCTATTTCGTCGTCGCACACTTTCATTATGTACTCATCGGCGGCCTTGTGTTCGCCCTGTTCTCTGCCACTTATTACTGGTTCCCCAAAATGACCGGCCGGATGCTCAACGAGCGACTGGGGCTCACCCAGTTCTGGCTCTGGGTCATCGGATTCAACATGACCTTCATGGTTCAGCACTTCCTGGGCATGATGGGCATGCCTCGCCGTGTTTATACCTATGCAGACAATCCCGGCTGGGCATTGCTGAACGGAGTCGCTTCCCTGGGAGCCCTCTTCATGGCCGTTGGTACGCTGGTGTTACTCTGGAATATCGCCGTGAGTCTCAAGCGAGGTAAAATCGCCGGCGACAATCCCTGGGATGCCTTTACCCTCGAATGGGCAACCACCTCCCCTCCGCCCACAGAGAACTTTGAAACGGTTCCCGAAATTAAGAGCCGGCGTCCCGTCTGGGATCTGAATCATCCCGAAAGCGCAGACTGGAAAGCAGAATCCACACCCGAAGACAAAGGCCGCCGTGGCAATCTTCCCAAGATCGCCGCCTGGGCATTTATCGCTTCGGAAGCGGTCTTCTTCCTGCTGCTGCTGGTCGCCTATGTGGTCTTCAATACCCGCAGTGCGGAAGAGGAAGTCACCTCTGCCGTCCTGAACGTCAAACGGACCGGCATCTTCAGCCTGTTCCTGATTTCCAGCAGTGTCACCTTCTGGATTGCAGAACGTTTCCTGAAACGAGGGATGCAGAAAGCATTCAATATCTCCCTGGGACTGACGATCCTGCTGGGCATCACCTTCCTCTGCGGTCAGGCCTGGGAATACACCGGGCTGCTGATGGATAACATCACCATCAATACCGACCTGTTTTCAGCCACATTTTTCACCGTCACCGGCTTTCATGGAATCCACGTGACCGCGGGTGTGATCGCCCTGATCGTGATGCTGATCCTGGGCCTGAAAGGCAGCCTGACGGCCCGGAAATCAAACGTGTTCGCCGCCGTCGGCGTCTATTGGCATTTCGTCGATGTCGTCTGGATTGCCGTCTTTGGAATTATTTATCTGGGACTTCTCCAATGA
- a CDS encoding cytochrome c oxidase assembly protein, whose product MSSYFDLTSELWKWNSPIWLLVLALTGLYLVCLRGQSGKQIACFALALLTLALAYVSPIGVLSDGYLFSAHVIQHLALLLIVPLLLLLSLPSSAMETLFQNPLLNRIGHVLAVPFLGWLSGLGVMWFWHIPSFCSASTESYSLGIVRDATFLLAGLAFWWPIFSPVKRFHLPSAQAVLYLFSACLGCTLLGIYITFTVISVCPAFANPVDRIGILNMLYDQGLTPATDQKLGGLLMWVPPCSLYVTAIMVTLRRWYADMEPMTAPDTTGSLREAHR is encoded by the coding sequence ATGAGTTCATACTTCGATCTGACAAGCGAATTATGGAAATGGAACTCGCCGATCTGGCTCCTGGTGCTGGCCCTGACCGGCCTGTACCTCGTCTGCCTGCGCGGACAGTCAGGCAAACAGATCGCCTGCTTTGCCCTGGCGCTGCTCACGCTGGCACTGGCCTACGTCTCTCCCATCGGCGTGCTTTCTGACGGTTACCTGTTCAGCGCACATGTCATCCAGCATCTGGCCCTGCTGCTGATTGTTCCACTGCTGCTCCTGCTCAGTCTGCCCTCCTCTGCGATGGAAACCCTGTTTCAGAATCCGCTGCTCAACCGCATCGGCCATGTGCTCGCGGTACCTTTTCTGGGCTGGCTCAGTGGCCTGGGTGTAATGTGGTTCTGGCACATCCCCTCTTTCTGCAGTGCTTCAACGGAAAGTTACTCACTGGGAATTGTCCGCGACGCCACTTTTCTGCTGGCCGGTCTGGCATTCTGGTGGCCTATCTTCTCTCCCGTAAAACGCTTTCATCTTCCCTCGGCTCAGGCTGTCCTGTACCTGTTCTCAGCCTGCCTGGGATGTACGCTCCTGGGAATCTATATCACGTTTACCGTCATCTCAGTCTGCCCGGCCTTCGCGAACCCCGTCGATCGAATCGGGATTCTGAACATGCTCTACGACCAGGGCCTGACACCTGCCACCGACCAGAAACTGGGCGGCCTGCTGATGTGGGTTCCCCCTTGCTCACTGTATGTCACAGCCATCATGGTCACACTCAGACGCTGGTACGCAGACATGGAACCCATGACGGCACCTGACACAACAGGCTCCTTAAGGGAGGCACATCGATGA
- a CDS encoding QcrA and Rieske domain-containing protein, giving the protein MNSDQPTNETPCCQQQQRRTFLARLSIALSAVIGVIIALPGIGFVLAPVFRKPKQKWRKVGKLEDFKVGGFVLVQYEDSSSVPWAGITAKEGAWIRRASETEFIAFSINCRHLGCPVRWVDDPRLFMCPCHGGVYYEDGTVAAGPPPEPLQRLNVRIKNGQVEIESGPTPLTLTKIT; this is encoded by the coding sequence TTGAACAGCGATCAGCCCACAAACGAAACACCCTGCTGTCAGCAACAACAGCGCAGAACCTTTCTGGCCCGGCTGTCGATTGCCCTCTCTGCAGTCATCGGTGTCATCATCGCTTTGCCCGGAATTGGCTTTGTACTCGCACCGGTGTTCCGTAAACCCAAACAGAAATGGCGGAAAGTCGGCAAGCTGGAAGACTTCAAAGTCGGCGGGTTTGTGCTGGTACAGTATGAAGACAGTTCTTCCGTCCCCTGGGCAGGCATTACAGCCAAAGAAGGTGCCTGGATCCGTCGCGCAAGTGAAACCGAGTTCATCGCCTTTTCAATCAACTGTCGGCACCTGGGTTGTCCCGTCAGATGGGTCGATGATCCCCGGCTGTTTATGTGCCCCTGTCACGGAGGCGTGTATTACGAAGATGGGACCGTCGCCGCTGGTCCACCACCAGAGCCACTGCAGCGACTGAATGTTCGCATCAAGAATGGTCAGGTCGAAATTGAATCCGGGCCGACACCATTGACGCTGACCAAAATTACTTGA